GGCGCTTCCTCCTCGATGCGCTGAAAACAAGCCAACGGTCTTGATGCCGTCCGGGCGGAGCTTTGGTCCGCATTTTTGACGAGTAGACAGTGCCGCCGGGCACTCTTCAAGTGCGGCAATCGCCGCGGCGCCCCGGCCGCCGCGCTAATCATAACGGCAGTCGCGGGTTGCCCGCGGACGGGCCTTGCGGTTTGATCCGGCCCGGACACATGCGAGGGGAGAATATCATGCAGCCGATGACCGCTGGGGTCACCAAGGCCGGCACCGGGATCGACGGGATCGTCTGGAACATCATGGGCCAGACCTATGTGCCGAAACAGCTGAGCGAGGGCTCGCTGTCATGGCACGCGACCTTCCCGCCGGGCACCTTCGTGCCGCCGCATATCCATCCGACCCAGGACGAGTTCATCTATATGCTCGAGGGCCGGCTCGACCTGGTGCTGGAAGGCCGGGATTTCGCCGCCACATCAGGCGACGTCATCCGGCTGCCGATGGGCCAGGCCCACGGCATTTTCAACAAGAGCGACCAGACGGTGAAATGTTTCTTCTGGGTCACCCCGACGCGCAAGCTCTACGACCTGTTCTGGGGCATCCATTCGCTGCCCGAGCAGACGCCCGAGGCGGTCGTCGCGATCTCGGCCAAGCATGAAGTGGTGTTCCTGCCGCCGCCTCCGGGGGCGTGAGCTGGTCGAAGCTCCGACACGGCTGGCCGATTCACGTCTGTTGCGAAAGCCGACCTCATCGGGATGCCGCCGACCTCCCCCCGGCGGGGGGAGGTCGGCGCTTTAGCGCCGGGAGAGCATCTGTGTTTCGGGTCAAGCCTGTTTTGGAGCGTGAGTGGCCCAAGTGCGGTCCTGAGCGATAAGGGTGTTGGCGAGGACGACGAGCTTTCGAGCCACGGCGATGAGGGCGCATTTGGGCTTCTTGCCCTTGGCGATCAGGCGGTCGTGGAAACTTTTCATGTCGACGTTGCAGCGCGTGGCCGAGAGCGCCGCCAGGTAGAGAACGCGGCGCACCCGGGAGCGTCCGCCCCAGATGACGCGGACGCCCTGTCGTTCACCCGAATCATCGGCGATCGGGGCTAGTCCCGCCAACAGGCTGATCTGTTTGATGTTGCAGGTCCCCAGCTCGGTCAGGGCGGCCACCAGGGTCGTGGCGACCGCCGGGCCGAACGAAGGGATCGAGATCAGAATGTCGTGGCGTCTGGCCAGGCATGGATCGGCCGCGATGCGTTTGGCGATCTCGCCGGCGATGGCTTCGATAGCCTTGGCGATCCGGGTGAGACGGTGAGCGAGATGGCGGATCAGGAACTTGTCGGTGACCGCGTGCCGCTGGTTCTTGAGGGCTGTCTGTTCGTCGACGGCCGCATCGCGGGCGCTGACCAACTCATTGAGCGCATCGAGGGCTTCCGGTGCCGGCGGTCGCTGGGCCGGGTTCATGGCCCGCGCGAACAGGGCCAACACGCGGGCATCGAGCCGGTCGGTCTTGGCCAAGGTGCCCGTGGCACGCGCGAACATGCGCACGCGATAAGGATCGACCACGGCAACCGGCACGCCCGAGGCATGCAGGCTTCGGCGAACCTGGCGGTGCCACTTGCCGGTCGCCTCGACCACGACCAGCGCCAGATCAAAGCGCTGAAGCCAGCGCTTCAACTGCCGGATGCCCAACTCGGCATTGGCAAAACGGTGGGTCTCCCCGCCGGGCAGAACGTGGATGTCGAGCCAGCTCTTGCTGACGTCGATTCCCACGGTAGACTTGCCTTCGGTCTCTTGTTTGGACGCTTCCTTGCCTTGCATACGGGACTTCCTCCCCAGCATCTGTTCAGGACAAGAGCCAGAGGACGGCCGGACCATGCTCTCCCGCGGTGCTGAGCCAAAGGGTGAAACGGTCCCGGACATCCGCGTCGAGGCCGGTGGCCACCGGCCTCGACGCACCTCTCAGCCTGCGCTGAGTCGGTCCCGCAAACATGCAAGGGGGAGGGAGTTGTGGTGCCCGTGCAAAGCAACGCCCGTTTCGCATGGCGCCCGTCGGTTGAGTGCTTTGCCCCCTCTCCCGCCCCATAACGTCGAGCGAACCCAAGATGTGTTCGCACGCGCTATGGGCCGAGCCCTCCCCGCCGGGAGAGGCGAAGGGCAGAGGTTCACGTGCAAGACCAAAAAAGGACGGACAACCCGAGTGCTCAGGTCGTCAGGCCCACTCAGGCTCTCGGCTGCTCGACCAGCGCGCCGACAATGCGCCGGACCAGCGGCAGCACCACCAGCAAGGTCGGGAAGGCGACCAGCCAGGACAGCGCCCAGGCGCCGGTCCAGCGCCCGAGGAATGGCCCCGACAGGCCGAGATTGAGTGCGGTCGAGATCGCCGAGACCACCGCGGTCATCAGGATCGACAGCACCAGCGGCATGACGATGCCGGCATAGCGCGGCGGCAATTTGCGTCGGACGCGGCGGCCGCCGGCATGGCTGAATTCAGATGTCATCATGAGAAGTTCCGTTCACAGGCTCGAGCCGCGCCGCGGCCCGGCGGGAGAACCCGGACGCGCCGCCCCAAGGCTCGAAGCCTCCTCAAGGGTTTGGCGCGTTGATTCTCGTGAACGCTTACGATCCCGCCTTTGGCCGGCGGAACGCCGCCCTCATAACCAGAGCGCGGCGGCGATGCAATCCTCGATCGCTATTGGCGCGCCTGCGAATAGGTCACCAGCGCGACGCCGGCGACGATCACCAGGGCGCCGAGCCAGGTCGCCAGCGGATAGCTTTCGCCCAGCATGACGGTGCCCGAAACGAGCCCGACCGCGGCCGCGACATAACCGATCTGGCTGAGATAGACCGGCCCGCCGACCTGCTGCAGGCGGAAGAACAGCGACAGCATCATGCCGGTCGAAAGGATCTGCGCCGCCAGCAATCCCGGCGTCGCAGCCAAGGAGGCAAGGCCGGCACTGCCCTCGCCGCTCAGGAAAACCGCCAGGAACAGCATCGCGGCGGCGGTGATATTGGTCGCCGCGGCCAGCGCCAGCGGATCGGCGCCGTCGGGCCAATGCAGCGTCCGGTAGATATTGCCGGCGGCCAGGAAGGCCGGGATCAGCAAGGCCAGCGCGACCCAGCCGAGCGCGGCCGGCTGGCCGACCCCGCCGCCATTGCGCGTGGCGATGATGATGAGCGCGCCGATGAGGCCGAGCGCGATGCCGGCGACCCCGGCGACATCCAGCCGGCGCATGCGCAGGAGCCGGGCGAGCGCCAGCGTCAGCACCGGCGACAGCGCCAGCATGACCGAGGTGAGACCGGCGCCAATGCGCGGGATGCAGAAGAAGATGATCAGGTTCGGGATGACGAAGGAGATCGGCGCGCTGATCAGGTAATAGCGCAGATGCAGCCGCGACGCCGGCAGCCGCCGGCCGGCGAGCAGCGCCCAGGCCAGCAGGAACAGGCTCGCGCCCGAGGTCATGGCAAAGACCCAGGAGGTCGGCGGCACGCCGGCCTCGCCCGCAAGCTTGCCGATCGGAAAGG
This portion of the Phreatobacter stygius genome encodes:
- a CDS encoding cupin domain-containing protein, with amino-acid sequence MQPMTAGVTKAGTGIDGIVWNIMGQTYVPKQLSEGSLSWHATFPPGTFVPPHIHPTQDEFIYMLEGRLDLVLEGRDFAATSGDVIRLPMGQAHGIFNKSDQTVKCFFWVTPTRKLYDLFWGIHSLPEQTPEAVVAISAKHEVVFLPPPPGA
- a CDS encoding IS110 family transposase yields the protein MQGKEASKQETEGKSTVGIDVSKSWLDIHVLPGGETHRFANAELGIRQLKRWLQRFDLALVVVEATGKWHRQVRRSLHASGVPVAVVDPYRVRMFARATGTLAKTDRLDARVLALFARAMNPAQRPPAPEALDALNELVSARDAAVDEQTALKNQRHAVTDKFLIRHLAHRLTRIAKAIEAIAGEIAKRIAADPCLARRHDILISIPSFGPAVATTLVAALTELGTCNIKQISLLAGLAPIADDSGERQGVRVIWGGRSRVRRVLYLAALSATRCNVDMKSFHDRLIAKGKKPKCALIAVARKLVVLANTLIAQDRTWATHAPKQA
- a CDS encoding DUF2798 domain-containing protein, translating into MMTSEFSHAGGRRVRRKLPPRYAGIVMPLVLSILMTAVVSAISTALNLGLSGPFLGRWTGAWALSWLVAFPTLLVVLPLVRRIVGALVEQPRA
- a CDS encoding DMT family transporter, translated to MVISATRQAAVLLVATGLFLGATFPIGKLAGEAGVPPTSWVFAMTSGASLFLLAWALLAGRRLPASRLHLRYYLISAPISFVIPNLIIFFCIPRIGAGLTSVMLALSPVLTLALARLLRMRRLDVAGVAGIALGLIGALIIIATRNGGGVGQPAALGWVALALLIPAFLAAGNIYRTLHWPDGADPLALAAATNITAAAMLFLAVFLSGEGSAGLASLAATPGLLAAQILSTGMMLSLFFRLQQVGGPVYLSQIGYVAAAVGLVSGTVMLGESYPLATWLGALVIVAGVALVTYSQARQ